From Paenarthrobacter sp. A20:
GCGTTCTTCATCCAGTTCCTGCCCGTTGGGCAGATCATTTACGCGATCGCGATCCTCTACACCCTGGGCAACATTCTTTCCGTGGTGATCAGCGTGGTGTTCCTTCGCCGCATGCTGGGCCACCTGGACGGCCCTCGTATCGCCAATTCGTACATCCGCATGGGCTACGCCGGCTTGGGCTCCGCGTTGGCCGGTGCGGCTGCGCTGTGGCTCCTCGGCAGCTACCGTGCCGACGGTTTCGCCTGGAGCAGCCGCCCGGCCGCTCTGGTGACCGTGGTCGTCGTCGGGCCCGTCATGTTGGTCGCCTACCTGGTCCTGCTGCGCGTCTTCCACGTCACCGAACTTCGCGACCTCCTGCGCCCGCTGATGGGGCGCTTGGGACGCGCTCCCGCACCGGTGACGGGCGCCGTTGCAGAACCCACGACGGCGGCCCGCGCCACGGTTTCAGACGATACAGGTTTGATTCCCCGTATCTCGGGCGAGTTCGACGCGGCGTCCTACCGGGCCGGCCCTGCTGTGGAACGCGTTGCTCCGTTGTCCAGTACGGAGGCTCCGGATGCGCCGAAAACCTATCTGCCGGAAGAGGACGCGCCCAGCACGGCCCGGGGCGGCAGGTTCAGGCCTCAGGTCCCGTTGCCGGGTCGGCGTACCTATCAAGGCGACGCCGGACGCAATCCCTACTTCCCAACGCGCGGAAACCACCGGAAGTGAGCCGGTGCCGTCAACGTGGGCGCAGGGCATCAATCGGCTAGGCTAGAAAACGAATACAGGTAGTTGCAAAAGCGGTTGAACCGGCTCGCCGGGCCGGCCGCGTGCAGGACCCGCAGCTCCCGGACAGCCTAGGAGGAACACGTGTCCCACCCGATCGACGTCGGATCAGTACTTGGCGGCCGCTACAAGGTCACGGCCAATGTGTTGACCTCGCATGACCAAGATCAGGTGCTCGACGGCGTGGACCAGGTCCTCAACCGTCCCGTGAGCATCCTTGTCGCCGGTCCCGGAAACGCGGAACAGGTAGCTCAGAGCGCCCGTGAAGTGGCCACAGGGGAGCGGCCGGGCCACGTTCAGATCCTGGACCTCGGCGTCAGCGACAACACCACCTACCTCATCACCAACCACAGCACCGCGCCTGACTTGCTGGATCTGGTGGTTGCCACCAACCCGCCCTACATCGAGCCCTTCTTCACTGAGACGCTCGGCAGCGAGATCTTCGGCCAGGCACGCACCTACGAGCCCGAAACGTACGACGGCCTGTACGAGGACGATGAGCACGACGCCGAGTACATCCAGTACGACGAAAACGGCTACCCGATCCCATCCGATGACGACACCCAGCAGGACGCCACCGGATCCCAGGCCGGCAATGTGCCTCCCATGCCTTCTTCCAGCCCGTCGTCGTCCAAGAGCGGCATCGCCGGAAAGCTGGCTGCTGCTGCGGGTGCCGGAGCAGCCGGACTCGCCGCGCTGAAGAACTCGGCTTCCAAGAATCACGACGCCGGTGCAGCTGCCGGCCCTGGTGCCGCTGCCCCCGGAGCCGCTGCCTCCGGTGCCGCTGCCTCCGGTGCCGGCGCGGCTACAGCCGGTGTCCAGGCCCAGCCGCCCACCCAGGCCGTGACGTCCCAGCCGGCTCCGTCGGCTCCACCCGCACCGGCCCAGCCCCCGACCCAGGCCGTCAATGCGCAGCCGACAGCGGCACGTGAACCGGCTGAGCCCAAGGTTTCGCTGTGGTCCGAAGAGGACTACGGCTTTGCCGGGGGAGGTGCCGCGGCTGCTGCTGGAGGCACTGCAGCCGCTGCGCGAGGTACCTCAGACGCCGGTTACGACCGTGCCCCCACCAGTTTCCCGGCGTCGGCCGCTGTCCAGGACGATTACGACGACGAGGAAGTTTACGAGGACGACGCTCCGGAGAAGGAGCCCCGTTCGCTGCGCTGGCTCGTCGGCGGCTTGCTGGCTGCCGTGCTGATCGTGGGACTCGTCCTCGCAGTCACCAACCTGGGCAGCCTCTTTCCCAGCGGTACGCCCGCAGCCACGCAGAACACGACTGCGCCTCAGACCAACAGCACCCAATCAGAGGAACCCACGCCTTCGGAGACTGCGCCTCCTGCCGTGCCGCCTGCCATCGCTGGAATTACGCGTCTTGGTGATTTCCCCTTCGCTGCAGAGTACGACAAGGACCTCACCAGGGCTTTTGACGGCAACGCGGCAAGCTACTGGTCAGACATGGAGTTTGCTACAGCCGACTGGGGTGGACTCGTCACCAACATGCCGCTGGTCATTGAGCTCAAGGAAAAAACTGAGGTCAAGTCCATTGTGTTGAACCAATTGGGTGGATCCGGCGGCAGCATAAATGTTTACACCAACGACCGTCCGGCCATGGACGGCGCCAAGCTGGTAGGCACCAACAGCTTCACTTCTCCGGAGCTGACCATGCCCCTGGCTGCGCCGACGCAGACGCAGTACGTCATCGTGGATATCAAAACGCTCCCCAAGCTGGCCGCACCGAAGACCCGTTTCGGCTTCGGCCTGCGCCTGGCTGAGGTAACTGTTCAGTAGTTCGATTCTCATTCTTTCGCCCAGTGGGGGCTCCCGGTCACGGGAGTCCCCACTTCGATTTGCCGTGTCTCCAGACGGTACCCTGAATGATGGTGGCTTTTAGGGTCCCCAACTCCAACGGAATATTTGGGGCGTAACCGGGGTTGAGTCAGGTGGCTGCCCCGAAAGCCGCAGCATCGACTAAGGAAGAGGTTCACGCCACGTGAGCATTGCAGAAAACAGCGCATCGCAGGTGCGTGACGTCATCATCGTAGGTTCAGGCCCAGCCGGCTACACCGCCGCTGTTTATACCGCCCGTGCCAACATGAAGCCTCTGCTCATTGCCGGTTCGGTCACCGCTGGTGGCGAACTGATGAACACCACGGACGTAGAGAACTACCCGGGCTTCCCCGAGGGCATCATGGGTCCGGACCTCATGGAGAACTTCGAAAAGCAGGCCGCGCGATTCGGCACCGAAATCCAGTTCGAGGACGTCACCGAACTCGATCTCGACGGCGACATCAAGACCGTGACCATCGGAACGGGGGAGACCTTCCAAGCGAAGGCCATCATCCTGTCCACTGGCTCTGCCTACCGCGAGCTCGGCTTGGCGAACGAAAAGCGCCTCTCCGGCCACGGTGTTAGCTGGTGTGCAACCTGCGACGGTTTCTTCTTCAAGGACCAGGACATCGCCGTCATTGGCGGTGGCGACTCCGCAATGGAGGAAGCACTGTTCCTCACCAAGTTCGCAAAGTCTGTCACTGTTGTCCACCGCCGCGATACGCTCAAGGCTTCCAAGATCATGGGCGACCGCGCGCAGGCACACGAGAAAATCAATTTCGTCTGGAACACGGCCGTCGAGGACGTTCTTGGCGGAGACAAAGTCACTGGCCTGAAGCTGAAGAACCTGGTGGATGGCACCGAGTCCGAACTCGCGGTCACTGGCGTCTTTGTCGCTATCGGCAACGATCCCCGCACGGACCTCATCAAGGGCAAGATTGACCTGACGCCCGAGGGAACCATCGCCGTCGAGGGCCGTAGCTCCCGTACCAACATTAAGGGTGTCTTCGCTGCAGGCGACGTCATCGATCCCACCTACCGCCAGGCCATCACGGCTTCGGGCTCCGGTTGTGTGGCCGCACTCGATGTTGAGCACTACCTTGCAGACCTGAACTCCTAAGCTGCATCCAAGCAACCATACGAAGGGAAAAGTTATGAGCAACGCAAAAGACGTAACTGACGCAAGCTTCAGCACGGATGTCCTGGCTTCCGAGAAGCCGGTCATCGTAGACTTCTGGGCAGAGTGGTGCGGCCCCTGCCGCAAGCTTGGCCCGATCCTCGACGAAATCTCCGTTGAGTACAGCGAGAAGGTTGACGTTGTAAAACTCAATGTCGACGACAACCCCGCAATCGCGGCCGAGTACGGCATCACGTCCATCCCGGCCGTGTACCTGTTCAGCGGCGGAGAAGTTAAGAGCACTGTCATTGGCGCCAAGCCGAAGCAGTTCTTCGAGAAGGAATTTGCGGACGTTCTGTCCTAGGTTCACTTCCGTATCCTGATTCGTCGAAAGCCGGCGGTTGCCGCTCCTGAGGGGGTGGGAACCGCCGGCTTTTGTCGTTTTTCAAGGAAATGAACCAAATTCGGTCTCTTTCCCGTGGCTGGTTGCCGTAGTGGGCTTCGTTCGCGACCGCTTCGTGCATTTCACTTCTCCCTACCTGGGGTAGGCCGAAATTCGCGCCGACCGGCCAAACCCACTCTCACCTACCTCCAGTGCGACCGAGGACCGGGTGCTGATTCCAGGGAGCCCTCATGTCGACGCCCCCAACCGTCTCTGACATACCGACCCCCGAACAGAGATGCCATGAGCTGAGTCCGGCCTCCCTCTCAAAAGCCAGGAATCCTTCAGGTTGATTCGCTGGGGAGCTGGCCGCTCGCTAGGATAATCGTCACCCATGGGAAATGGATGGCGGAGGCTGCACCGGCGGGTAAGGTCTTCTCTACGTTTGCGCCGGTTCCAACGGACCACCTTCAGTTCCCTGAACGTCAGAAGCATTGAGAGTAAGGGGTACTCAGAAGCGCTCGGTTCTAGCCATAGCAGTCCGAGCAATGCAAGCGTAGACGGCTGAGTTATGGTTCCGTGTGTTCTCCCAGCACCGGTAGCCCGCGCCGAGCAAAGAACTGCGGTCGAAGGAATTGCATCCTTGTCTCGTCTGGAAAGGGTTGCAATGAATCCGAACTCGAACTGAAGTTCGGATACGCCCCATTCAGTGGATCTTGCCTAGACAAGACCAAGTGGGGGAAACTGTCCGCTTTTTCGTTGCCAGGAAATGTTCCTGGTTCCGCAACTGTAGACAAGTGCTAGGTCCCACATTTGGTCAAATCCCACGTGCTCAGGTGAAGCCGGCGCCGCATGGAGGCCTTCCTGTAGGGGAGAAATGCGTCGAATGTGTGGCTGTTTCACGTGAAACACTCGGCCTGACTTCGAACCCAGGGCTTGGGAGGTCGGTGTACCCCAGTTGGGGAGTGCCTGCACTCATCACCGGCGCAGGGGTGCAAAGGGGAAGAGTCAGTCTACGGCCCGCCAGAGTACTTCGTAACGCCATGGAAGTAGTCACAGCAGTCGACCACTCAGCCCCTCGTGGATGCCTGGTGTTTGAACGGTCCCATTGCAGGTATCGGTGGAATCCGACCGGCTGAAGGCGCTCTCAGAGCCTCCTGAGAGCCCTGGCATGCATCCACACCAAAGAAGGTCAGGAACTCAGCGTTGGTGCGCTCTGATTGGAATTCAAGCAACCGAGTCCCTACCGCTGGATGGCAGGTAGCTGAGCAAACGAACCCAATAATAGTTTTGGGAATTATCCACCGACAGACTCCAGGTGCGCCAGCAACGACTATGGGTCCATCGCGGGCTTGGATAGATCAGAGCGACAATCAAATCGTCGTGATTGACGCCTCTCAACAGGTATAGAAGCCACGACACCGAAAGGATCACTTGTTGGGCATGAGCGCTCCAGCAAAGAAGCGTGACGTATCGCCTTCGCTCTGCTGCCTCCGGGCTGCCCACGAACAGAAACAGTCCAAATCCTGTGTCACCGCACCACTTGAGTGACCGCCTTCCGCATCCTGATGATTAGTCGTCCCGCCAACTCTGCAGCTCGCAACCACGCTCAGATCAGAGTCTTCGGTGCGGTCTTGCGGTGTTTCACGTGAAACACACCCGAACATTCCGCAGCTGTGGCCCCCCGCACGGTCTCCCAAGGGCCACGGATGCCACAACCGTGCCTGGGTAAGGCCCTGGGTAAGAAGGTCGTCCTCTCCTCAACGGAACACCTACCAGCGCATACGGTTCTGGTGCTGCAGGGTCCGGCGGTTCCCAATATTATGCCCCCCCCGCAGTGCCTCGTCCTGCCAAGTGCTGCTGACCTACTCAAGGCCTATCGCTTGAGCCGCGTTCCAGTCCACCAACCGATGACGGGAGCACGCCACCTGCAAAGGTCCAAGTGCCCCAGACGTGACGATTGAGCCCCCTAACGCGTCTCGCGCAGGAATGGGGCGCAGCACACAGAAGGGCCGGCAGGAACCCAGCGAGCTCACCTATAGAGCCGTCGCCACTGCCCGGAGGAAGCCTGCTAGAGGATTCACCCGACCGGCAGAATGAAAGCTCCAGAAACGCACCAGGCGTGCTCGAAAGTGCACTCACACACTGGCCCCTCCATCACCGGAGACTCACACAGTGGTCAATCGATCCTGCGATGTTTCACGTGAAACTGTGGCCACCCGAGCACGCCTTGTTTCACGTGAAACGTCGCAGCACTCGTATCCAGCACATGGCGTAGCGCTGTGCCATAGACGGGTGCAGCAAACTGGATTAGACACTGACGGCTACGGACGACTTGGCCACGCTCCTCCATGGATGCTTCGGCGTCCACACTCGTAGCCGGCAGTTCACGACTGGACCAAGTCTGGCCATTCAAAACGCCAACCAAGACCCGGGGGAGGTGAGCAATGACCACCCTGCGGCGGAACTGCGGAGCGCACCGCAGATTGTGCTGGAGGTCGAACGCTGACGTTGCCAGCACTTGCGACCAACTGACCTCCAGGACTCAGCGCTCGACCCTATCCTGATGCTTCAGGATAGGGTACGGGGACGCCGCCACGGGAAACCACCGAGTAGCTGACCGCAGCAGACATCTGCTCTAGACATCGGATGAATGTGCATCCTCGAAGAAGCTGGCTATTCTTACCGATCTGCGAAGTGGCGTTCAGATGGCAACTAGAACCGCTGTTGGTCCGCAAAGAAGTGGCGGCTATTCCAACACGGCAACATGAACGCGAGCAACCCCCTACAATGAACCACTATTCGGGAGGCTGGGTCAGACCGTCGGAGCGAGCTAAATCGCGGACGTGACGACGAATGCACGTGTCAACGCAGACACTTGTCCACTGATGCACCTAACCCGACATTGAAGTTGTGCACACTCTTATCCACAGGCTTATCCACGGCCCATGACATTATTCACAGAGCCCTACGTCGTCCGTGGTGGGTCAATGAAGACCCTACCGAATTCACCGCTTTCAAGCTGCCGCATTGCACGGCTCTGCGAGCTCGTCGGACTCAAGTGAAAGTACGCCAAAATCAAAGGAATATGGCGTTAAACACAGTCAAAAAAGCCCGCCGCGTCAGCCACCCGGGACCGCCGTATACGCAGTGCTCCTAGCGACGGATAGCAACCAGGCGAGAACCCTGGGGCAAACCGCATTGCGCTCCGAAGGTGGGAGTGAAACCGAAACTTGCACACAAAGTTATCCCCAATGTTATCCACAGAGATATCCACTGCGATATGCACAGTCGCGAGGCACCCGTGACAGTGCTTCTGCAGCGTGAGTCGGGTCGTCTGTTTCACGTGAAACATGTAACAACTATGAGGATCAAGAGAGATGACAAGGCGACCCCTAGCAAGGGCAAACCTTCCTTTCTTAGGCGCAGGGAGAGTGTTGCTCTGTCGTGACGGGCGGTCAACAGGTGAGACCCTGTAGCGGCACAAACGACATCAGACCATTCCGAGGCCGTTCCCAAGTGCGCCTGCGCCGAACCCACAGTTGCGCGCGTCTTTGGAAGGTGTTCTTTGAAGGCGCTGCACTGAAACGTTGAGACGGCCCATGCTGCACTGCAGCTGTCACCTCGAGGGGGAGGCCCCGTATGCTCCAGAGTTCCACGTATCAGTTCGGCGTGATGCTTCGGCAGCCCGGATCGACGCCTGCGCCCATAGCCAACTGCAGGGAGACAAGACAGCGGGGATGCCCAAAGCCCCCACGCCTGATGCGTCTCCACGCGTGCACAACTCAAGCCCACCGCAGCCAAGCACACACACCTGTCCACGACGCCAGGAGCACTCGGAAATTCCGGCCACCATAGCTCTCCGGCGAGGAGCGGCCTGCGCCCTCTATCGAATGTTCGGTGGCTGCTCCCCAGGACGGTGAGCGCGGGGGACTTCGGCACGTGGCCCAGTCTCCGAACCGACTACGTTTGCCCTGGTGCCTCTGCCTGCAGACCTCCACGTGCGTGGCTCAGTTCAGCACCGAGGTTAGCCGAAGTTGGACTCTCCACCGCCTAGGCCGGATAGGAACGACACCGTCTCCAACACAACAAGATGCCGGGGGCCTGGCCACGCGTTAGTCAATGATCCAACCTGTCACTTTCCCAGATGCGCATGGGCCATTCTCAGCCCATCCGGCACGCCAACGTCGAAGTACGCAGCCTACGTCTTCCAAGGTCCTCTGCCAGTCGACGGAGAGGCACTGATCGTACTATGTCCATCACATTCCGAATACGGCACGGATCGCAGTGAGTTGCGGAGGGCATTGTCACAGCACAATCCGGAGCGGGCCTGATATGGCAATGGAAATTATGCCTTCCAGCCACTGGGGTCCTGGAGGGCATCCAGCCAGGGGACTGCTCTTCGCGACCCAATCACGACTCAAGTGACCCCGACTGCACTCCTCACAACTGGACCTCATTCCAAACAGACAGGGGAGCGGTCCAGTATGGTCGTGAGGCACAATGCCGCCCACCACAGCCCGCACCCCTACATCACTCAGCTGCCCCCCCCTACATCCCAATGCCCGAGAATCTCGGAACTGCACAATAGGGCCGCTGAGGTTTCATCATTGGATTTGCCGAGACACCTGTTTCACGTGAAACATCCAAGGAGCCGGGGAATTGGTGAATGACATGCAACGAGACTCTAATGCGGAGTTCCAGGTTGGTTCATATCGGCAACCGCGCGTTAGGCGGCTTGGGGACTGAAGCAGGGATCCAAACCCTATTCATCCACTGACTAAGATCGAACCCTAACCAACATGACTCCCATCATCTCTTGAGTGATTCGTAACCCCTTTACCGATATGCGAGTGGCACCGTTTCACGTGAAACGTCGGCACGTGATCATAGAAGGCACACAGGCAGAGAGCTCGTACCAGCCGGCTAGGCAGCCACAGCTCAAGAAAACAACCTACGGAGTCCTTTGCCCGACACCATCATTCAAGTTTTGCCGGTACTACCTGGTGCAATGGGTCAGAAACCGAGTACCTTGACGCCATCCAACCGAGGCATGGAGCCTACTTCATTGTTCACGGCAGGCAGCTATCGAGCCGAACGATTGCGGAAAGCGGGTCTCCCGCCTCTCATAGTTGGGCGGACGGGCTGCCACCCGCCCAACTGTTCGCCCACGGTTCTGAGTCTCAGGCATTCTGCCTAATGGTACGAGAGCCGCGCAGGCCCCAGAACAGACCGCAATCTTAGAGATACTCGCACGCCGGAGACTGTCCACAGCAGTTTCACGTGAAACATCCCAAAGAATGATCCTTCTGCTCGTTCAAGACCAACGAGACCGATCAAGCGATGGAGCTGCCCACCCTCATGAGTCGCTACGGCCACCACCAAATGTGTTCCGCAGCAGCGAATACTCATTCCGGACGCAAAGGAGTGTGCACTCCTTCCAATGCGCCCCCCACCATCCACCTGCCTCACAGTCAGCGTGAAACCGCCACAATCGAGCCTACTCCTCGGCGTATGCGCATTCTTAGCCGCGTAGGCACGAGCCTATCAACCAAGCGACACAGTCGCCTGACCACTCAGGGGTGCAGCATTTCGACGATGGACTCGGCAATAGCCATTCAGCGACCAATTCGAAGCGCAAACTGACCAAATCCATCGGAGACCTGGAGCCGTAATTCCTGCGCTGCAAACCTACTAGGCGCAGTCTCACCACGCGGATTTCCCTCAGAATGGCGGCCTGGCTGCAATCGCCAGTTTCACGTGAAACATTGCGCCGGGACCATCCACTCACAAAACCAATGCACACACTTCCGGCAGGAACAGTCTTGAGCCACGCGGGCAGATTAGCCACCCGCTCTAAATGGGCCATTCCTACTGAGTTATGGCACAAAAATGGGACTCACTCGAAGAGTAAGCCCCATTCAGTTGAATCAATATGAACTAGTCTTCGGCACCAGGTCCAAGTACATCCATGATGCGGTTGAGATCCTCGACGCTGGCGAACTCAATGCTCACGCGTCCTTTACGTGCGCCAAGGGTAATCTTCACGTTAGTATCCAAACGATCCGAAAGGGATGACGCCAAGTAGTCCAAGCGCTCATGGCGCGCGTTGGCCTTTGGGATGCTGCTCTTGGCAGGAGTAGTGGGATCCTGATACAGAGCCACTGCCTCCTCCGTAGCTCTCACAGACATACCCTCAGCCACAATCTTCTGTGCCAAGCGTTCCATCGCAGCTGCATCAGGAAGTGCGAGGAGAGCACGTGCATGGCCGGCAGACAACACACTGGCGGCCACCCGACGCTGCACCAACGGCGGAAGCTTCAGGAGGCGGAGAGTGTTGGACACCTGGGGGCGTGATCGACCGATACGGTCCGCAAGCTGCTCGTGAGTGGTCCCGAAGTCTTCAAGGAGCTGCTGATAGGCCGCGGCCTCTTCCAAAGGGTTCAGCTGGCTGCGGTGCAGGTTCTCCAGCAGAGCGTCGCGCAGCAGGTCGTCGTCGGTGGTGTCGCGGACAATTGCAGGAATGGTTTCCAGTCCCGCGGCCTGTACTGCACGCCAGCGGCGCTCACCCATAACCAATTCATACGGTTCTCCACCCTTTTCGGTTGAAGTACGTACAACAATTGGCTGGAGGACTCCAATTTCCCGGACAGAGTGCACCAGCTCGGCCATGTCGTCTTCATCGAAGACCGAACGGGGCTGTTTGCGGTTCGGGTGAATGTCGCCCACGGGAATCTCGGCAAATCGAGCACCGGGAACCTCCACCAACTCCACGTCCGCAGCAGAGCGAGTGGACGACGTCGTTGCAGCCTCAGCGGATTCCGAGTCATCCACCGTCAGATCAGCGGACGCGGCAGCTCGCTTAGTAGCAGGCTTCGCTGGCGATGACTTCGCGGTGGACTTGACCGGGGCCTTGGCAGCCGCAGTTTTGGTCTTTGGCGCTGCAGCCTTGCCAGCGGCCGGCTTGG
This genomic window contains:
- the trxB gene encoding thioredoxin-disulfide reductase; amino-acid sequence: MSIAENSASQVRDVIIVGSGPAGYTAAVYTARANMKPLLIAGSVTAGGELMNTTDVENYPGFPEGIMGPDLMENFEKQAARFGTEIQFEDVTELDLDGDIKTVTIGTGETFQAKAIILSTGSAYRELGLANEKRLSGHGVSWCATCDGFFFKDQDIAVIGGGDSAMEEALFLTKFAKSVTVVHRRDTLKASKIMGDRAQAHEKINFVWNTAVEDVLGGDKVTGLKLKNLVDGTESELAVTGVFVAIGNDPRTDLIKGKIDLTPEGTIAVEGRSSRTNIKGVFAAGDVIDPTYRQAITASGSGCVAALDVEHYLADLNS
- a CDS encoding ParB/RepB/Spo0J family partition protein yields the protein MSEKRRGLGRGLGALIPSSAAAQGNGAAPSRPVDLFFPEARKTEEQAVEAPIHESTPEAESKPAAGKAAAPKTKTAAAKAPVKSTAKSSPAKPATKRAAASADLTVDDSESAEAATTSSTRSAADVELVEVPGARFAEIPVGDIHPNRKQPRSVFDEDDMAELVHSVREIGVLQPIVVRTSTEKGGEPYELVMGERRWRAVQAAGLETIPAIVRDTTDDDLLRDALLENLHRSQLNPLEEAAAYQQLLEDFGTTHEQLADRIGRSRPQVSNTLRLLKLPPLVQRRVAASVLSAGHARALLALPDAAAMERLAQKIVAEGMSVRATEEAVALYQDPTTPAKSSIPKANARHERLDYLASSLSDRLDTNVKITLGARKGRVSIEFASVEDLNRIMDVLGPGAED
- the trxA gene encoding thioredoxin, producing the protein MSNAKDVTDASFSTDVLASEKPVIVDFWAEWCGPCRKLGPILDEISVEYSEKVDVVKLNVDDNPAIAAEYGITSIPAVYLFSGGEVKSTVIGAKPKQFFEKEFADVLS
- a CDS encoding ABC transporter substrate-binding protein, with product MSHPIDVGSVLGGRYKVTANVLTSHDQDQVLDGVDQVLNRPVSILVAGPGNAEQVAQSAREVATGERPGHVQILDLGVSDNTTYLITNHSTAPDLLDLVVATNPPYIEPFFTETLGSEIFGQARTYEPETYDGLYEDDEHDAEYIQYDENGYPIPSDDDTQQDATGSQAGNVPPMPSSSPSSSKSGIAGKLAAAAGAGAAGLAALKNSASKNHDAGAAAGPGAAAPGAAASGAAASGAGAATAGVQAQPPTQAVTSQPAPSAPPAPAQPPTQAVNAQPTAAREPAEPKVSLWSEEDYGFAGGGAAAAAGGTAAAARGTSDAGYDRAPTSFPASAAVQDDYDDEEVYEDDAPEKEPRSLRWLVGGLLAAVLIVGLVLAVTNLGSLFPSGTPAATQNTTAPQTNSTQSEEPTPSETAPPAVPPAIAGITRLGDFPFAAEYDKDLTRAFDGNAASYWSDMEFATADWGGLVTNMPLVIELKEKTEVKSIVLNQLGGSGGSINVYTNDRPAMDGAKLVGTNSFTSPELTMPLAAPTQTQYVIVDIKTLPKLAAPKTRFGFGLRLAEVTVQ